The sequence below is a genomic window from Bacillales bacterium.
AAGCGGCGGAAGCGGTGGAAATGGAAGAGCAGAAGGAATCGGCAGACCGAGAACAGACACCAAGTAATGATTTTCAGATGGAACCATCACGGACCGAAGACGACCAAAACGCTTAGAAAGGGTGCGGAGATGCGATTGAAGTTTTACGGCTATAAGAAATGCGGAACGTGCCGAAAAGCAGAAAAATGGCTGAACGAACACGATATTCCGTATGATTATATTCCTGTCGTTGACGATCCCCCGAGCCGCGACGAAATTTTCGAGATGTACAAGAAGAGCGGTTTGCCGATTCGCAAATGGTTCAATACGAGCGGGAAGAAATACCGCGAACTCGGACTGAAGGATAAAGTGAAGCACGGAGACGAAGAGGCTTTGTTGTCCCTGCTAGCTTCC
It includes:
- a CDS encoding arsenate reductase family protein; protein product: MRLKFYGYKKCGTCRKAEKWLNEHDIPYDYIPVVDDPPSRDEIFEMYKKSGLPIRKWFNTSGKKYRELGLKDKVKHGDEEALLSLLASDGMLLKRPIVTDGEQVTVGFNEDTFRNTWSA